TCTAAGGCATATTTTTCCTTGCCAATGAGCCTATTTCACTTTATCgtaattctttttcaatttccttGTTCACATATTTGTTTTTCATGCCTATAGTAGTCTTGGCCAAacgtatatatttttcacttttttctctCTGCGgcttttttcattaaagtccaTGCTTTATTTGCACTTTGCACTGAAAGCCCCATTGgacttagagtttttttttgcCTTTTGCTTTTGATAACACTGGTTTGGCTTATCATTTCGTTGTTGTCTAGTTGATTGATGTTAATAAGAGTTGTATGCTAATTTTCAGGTTCTTGAATCAAATTGTTCGATTGTGCTGTATATTAGTGTACTCCACTGGGACgtattttctgttattttggATGTCTGTGATGATGCATTCTGTTGATGAAGTTACAGAAATGGGGTGCTGTGGATGTTTTGGATTCTCTTTTGCAAGAAAACCAAAAAAGGAAATTAGGCCTAATAGGGGATATGGAAACAGCTGGTCACATGAACCATTGTTACAACAAGAGGCTGAAGAAGTCGAAGATGATGGCTTTGATAGTGGCGATATAATTGATACTGGCAGTGAGGATGATGAAGTGTGTCACAGCCCGGTTAAACGTTATCAAGAGATTCTCATGGAAAGAGCTCAGAATGGGTTAATTTGCAGGGAGATCCCTGTCAAGGAAACACACAAAGTTGTGCGCACAGAGGTAACAGCAGGAAAACTCTTTCTTACATTCGCTGTGAAAATCCTCTACTCATAATTGAGACATGGATGGCTCAGACATACGTTTGTACAAGGATCACTAGTTTTGATTTGTCAGGGAACAAAAATGGGAGGTGTAACTTGACTGTTCTCCTCTGTTGTCATTTTGATTCAGGATGAAGATGGGAACAAGATGGTTAACGAATATGTCCGTGAACACAAAATTGGTGCTGGTAGCTACGGTAAAGTGGTGAGCTCAAAGATATCAATgttatctttctttctttttttcggTTGGAGGGATAAAAGTTGACATTTGATCACGTTGGGATGGCACAGGTACTTTATCGAAGTTGCACTGATGGAAAACATTATGCCATTAAGGtaaaaattttaacatatcCAGTTAGCACTGGGGAATTTACTTGGTCACAATATTTACTTAGGTTAATTGTACTAGTGGTATTcccatatcaaaaaaaaataaaattgtttctttatttttccgATGAAGTTCAAACGCTAGACGTAAGAGTGGGATTTGAAACTTATTGTTTCTTTACTTAGTGATAGGAGTTTTTTTGCATTGTACTATTCTTAATGAGTTCCATTTAGGATTTTGCTGTTGTATTTATACTGGCATCTAGGGTATCTGATGTTGATTTGGagttatatttttgaataatcaaCAACCAGACTGCCCATTCCAATTCATTCATAGATACATCATACATGGAAGGGATAATTAGGTAGTTGAATTACTCTATGCTAGGGAAAATTGTATTTAGAGTCGTGGAGAAACAGCCGGAAAAGGGAAGTGGACAATAACACAGAGTCGCAGACAATTTTGTCCGCAAAGAACAATTAGTGTTGTTACTtgattaaagttttcaaatagtgataatgtttgtttttattGAATGCAGGCCTTTCACAAGTCTCACTTATCAAAGATGCGGGTGGCGCCTTCAGAAACTGCTATGGGTGATGTTCTTCGTGAGGAATGTCCTTTATTTCTTCCCTTGAGTTTCAATCTTCCTTTTGTGGGTTATCCGCAAATTTTATCCTGTAGTATTAGCTATTTGTCCGCTGAATTGTTTATTTGCTGTCCTAAAGTTTGTCAAGTTAATTGCAGGTTTCGATCATGAAAATGCTGTGCCATCCCAATATAGTTAATCTTGTTGAGGTGATTGATGATCCAGAAACAGATAACTTCTACATGGGTATTATCCAGTTTCTTTTTTGTGCAGTCGTCCAGCTTCTTCAATTATATGAATGTCAACTAACATTTCCCCCCTTTACTAAAAAGTTCTCGAGTACGTGGAAGGAAAATGGGTTTGTGAAGATTCTGGTCCCCCGTGTgttcttgaagaaaataaaGCACGGCTGTACTTGCGTGATATAGTGTCTGGCTTGATGTATCTGCATTCTCATGTAAGTCCCAATCGTTGGGATctatgtatttattaattatttttatatattgcacacatattttttttactttcttcttCATTGCGCTTCTTTACTAAAGCCAACATTGTAATTGCACTTCGCATCCCCAACAGACCTCAGTTATACTCTTTTCGGTTTTGACAATGTTGTTACCTTTTAACGCTTATATGCAAGGATTCTAGATCATGTCCTCTATCAGTCTATAACTTACAAATCTCAATCACTTTAGTGAAGTGTTAAGTCTCTTGTAAAAGAGAAAAGATTGATCTGTATAAA
The DNA window shown above is from Solanum lycopersicum chromosome 11, SLM_r2.1 and carries:
- the LOC101255268 gene encoding serine/threonine-protein kinase GRIK1, which codes for MSVMMHSVDEVTEMGCCGCFGFSFARKPKKEIRPNRGYGNSWSHEPLLQQEAEEVEDDGFDSGDIIDTGSEDDEVCHSPVKRYQEILMERAQNGLICREIPVKETHKVVRTEDEDGNKMVNEYVREHKIGAGSYGKVVLYRSCTDGKHYAIKAFHKSHLSKMRVAPSETAMGDVLREVSIMKMLCHPNIVNLVEVIDDPETDNFYMVLEYVEGKWVCEDSGPPCVLEENKARLYLRDIVSGLMYLHSHNIIHGDIKPDNLLVSAAGKVKIGDFSVSQVFEDDNDKLRRSPGTPVFTAPECCVGDRYHGKCADTWAVGVTLYCMILGKYPFLGETLQDTYDKIVNNPIILPDDMNPLLKNLLEGLLCKDPTQRLTLESVCQHEWFLGDEGPIPQFSCWCQRQKLQKDVQDGSAEDTPT